A genomic region of Equus caballus isolate H_3958 breed thoroughbred chromosome 1, TB-T2T, whole genome shotgun sequence contains the following coding sequences:
- the LOC138925092 gene encoding granzyme B-like isoform X2: MQPLLLLLAFLLSPGAEAGEIIGGHETWPHSRPYMALVQFLFEEILHSCGGLLVRQDIVLTAAHCWGRLMNVTLGAHNIRKQEKTQQVITVRQAIHHPDYNPKSFSNDIMLLKLGRRAKLTAAVRPLSLPRGKTQVRPGEVCSVAGWGQLAPKGRFPDTLQEVELTVQQDEVCESYFRNYFNSTTQLCVGDPKDKKSSFQAFTKVSSFLPWIKKTMKRL; the protein is encoded by the exons ATGCAgcctctcctgctcctgctggcctTTTTACTGTcccctggggcagaggcag GGGAGATCATCGGGGGACATGAGACCTGGCCCCACTCTCGACCCTACATGGCATTGGTTCAATTTCTGTTTGAAGAGATACTGCACAGTTGTGGTGGTCTCCTCGTGCGACAGGACATTGTTCTGACGGCAGCTCACTGCTGGGGAAG ATTAATGAATGTCACCCTTGGGGCCCACAACATCCGGAAGCAGGAGAAGACCCAGCAAGTCATCACTGTAAGACAAGCCATACACCACCCAGACTATAATCCTAAGAGCTTCTCCAACGACATCATGTTACTAAAG CTGGGGAGAAGGGCCAAGCTGACTGCAGCTGTGCGGCCCCTCAGCCTGCCCAGGGGCAAGACCCAGGTGAGGCCCGGAGAGGTGTGCAGTGTGGCCGGCTGGGGGCAACTTGCCCCGAAGGGCAGGTTCCCAGACACACTGCAGGAGGTGGAACTGACTGTGCAGCAGGATGAGGTGTGCGAATCCTACTTCCGCAATTATTTCAACAGTACCACTCAGCTGTGTGTAGGGGATCCGAAAGATAAGAAGTCTTCCTTTCAG GCCTTCACCAAAGTCTCGAGTTTCCTGCCCTGGataaagaaaaccatgaaaaggCTCTAA
- the LOC138925092 gene encoding granzyme B-like isoform X1 has product MQPLLLLLAFLLSPGAEAGEIIGGHETWPHSRPYMALVQFLFEEILHSCGGLLVRQDIVLTAAHCWGRLMNVTLGAHNIRKQEKTQQVITVRQAIHHPDYNPKSFSNDIMLLKLGRRAKLTAAVRPLSLPRGKTQVRPGEVCSVAGWGQLAPKGRFPDTLQEVELTVQQDEVCESYFRNYFNSTTQLCVGDPKDKKSSFQGDSGGPLICENGLQGIVSYGLDNGSIPQAFTKVSSFLPWIKKTMKRL; this is encoded by the exons ATGCAgcctctcctgctcctgctggcctTTTTACTGTcccctggggcagaggcag GGGAGATCATCGGGGGACATGAGACCTGGCCCCACTCTCGACCCTACATGGCATTGGTTCAATTTCTGTTTGAAGAGATACTGCACAGTTGTGGTGGTCTCCTCGTGCGACAGGACATTGTTCTGACGGCAGCTCACTGCTGGGGAAG ATTAATGAATGTCACCCTTGGGGCCCACAACATCCGGAAGCAGGAGAAGACCCAGCAAGTCATCACTGTAAGACAAGCCATACACCACCCAGACTATAATCCTAAGAGCTTCTCCAACGACATCATGTTACTAAAG CTGGGGAGAAGGGCCAAGCTGACTGCAGCTGTGCGGCCCCTCAGCCTGCCCAGGGGCAAGACCCAGGTGAGGCCCGGAGAGGTGTGCAGTGTGGCCGGCTGGGGGCAACTTGCCCCGAAGGGCAGGTTCCCAGACACACTGCAGGAGGTGGAACTGACTGTGCAGCAGGATGAGGTGTGCGAATCCTACTTCCGCAATTATTTCAACAGTACCACTCAGCTGTGTGTAGGGGATCCGAAAGATAAGAAGTCTTCCTTTCAG GGTGACTCTGGGGGCCCTCTCATCTGTGAGAACGGGCTCCAGGGCATTGTCTCCTATGGACTAGATAACGGGAGTATTCCACAGGCCTTCACCAAAGTCTCGAGTTTCCTGCCCTGGataaagaaaaccatgaaaaggCTCTAA